From a region of the Paenibacillus sp. FSL R10-2734 genome:
- a CDS encoding VOC family protein, producing the protein MPNISVISINIADMTVAIDFYCNKLGFEISTQYDDSLVSLKHEPITVVLCQVEFSTKVQYPRESQVVIGLQVEDLAASIQQYKQLGIEVLYDEPRECPPGIYSAIVDPFGNVIELLEYR; encoded by the coding sequence ATGCCTAATATCAGCGTTATTTCTATTAACATAGCAGATATGACTGTTGCTATTGATTTTTATTGTAATAAATTAGGATTTGAAATCTCCACCCAATATGATGATTCCCTTGTTAGCTTGAAACATGAACCTATCACGGTTGTGCTCTGTCAAGTGGAGTTCTCTACTAAAGTTCAGTATCCGAGAGAATCACAAGTTGTGATTGGACTCCAAGTCGAGGATCTAGCTGCTTCCATTCAGCAATATAAGCAGCTTGGTATCGAAGTGCTGTACGATGAACCTCGCGAGTGTCCTCCAGGCATCTACAGCGCCATTGTAGATCCATTTGGCAATGTAATAGAGCTGTTAGAATATAGATAA
- a CDS encoding SDR family oxidoreductase has protein sequence MNALKNKIAIVTGASRSTGIGTAICRSLASQGVDIFFTHWHPFDEAEGNGGEKEWPEQLCAELKSMGVRASHMEADFANPEISINIMDQVEESLGNASILINNAAYCVPTNYQNLSITSLDQHYVVNNRGTVLLSTEFARRFEKNHSKGTAGRIIFMVSKGPDPDNLAYIMTKGALIGLIEPLSVGLAPLNITVNGFDPGPTDSGWITDEMKTHFLPMFPMGRIGLPEDAAKGISFLASDDSQWITGQVIKSEGGFLGK, from the coding sequence ATGAACGCATTAAAAAATAAAATAGCAATCGTTACTGGTGCCAGCAGATCCACAGGAATCGGTACAGCAATATGCCGTTCTCTTGCAAGCCAGGGGGTAGATATTTTCTTTACGCATTGGCATCCTTTTGATGAAGCAGAAGGGAATGGTGGAGAAAAGGAATGGCCAGAGCAACTTTGTGCAGAACTGAAAAGCATGGGAGTCAGGGCAAGTCATATGGAAGCGGATTTTGCCAATCCTGAAATCTCGATAAATATTATGGATCAGGTAGAAGAGTCATTAGGAAATGCTTCGATTTTGATTAACAATGCGGCTTATTGCGTGCCCACGAATTATCAGAATCTGAGTATCACTTCGTTAGATCAACACTATGTAGTGAACAATCGTGGAACGGTTTTACTCAGCACTGAGTTTGCCAGAAGGTTTGAAAAGAATCATTCAAAGGGGACGGCGGGTAGAATTATCTTCATGGTGTCAAAAGGGCCCGATCCTGATAACTTGGCGTATATAATGACAAAGGGTGCATTAATTGGTTTGATCGAACCTCTTTCGGTTGGTTTAGCTCCGCTAAATATCACAGTTAATGGTTTTGATCCGGGCCCTACGGATTCTGGTTGGATAACGGATGAGATGAAAACTCATTTTTTGCCTATGTTTCCAATGGGAAGAATCGGCTTGCCAGAAGATGCAGCTAAAGGAATTAGTTTCTTAGCGAGTGATGATTCACAGTGGATTACGGGTCAAGTGATAAAATCTGAGGGTGGATTTCTTGGGAAATAA
- a CDS encoding AraC family transcriptional regulator, with protein sequence MLMKEMVIVKPTHLPHHSYIHATELAIQYMKDHLDEEVTSEQLAHRVGYSSYHFTRIFKQVTGISPRQYLSALRMESGKQALLKQPSLLMKIMLSIGFRSAGSFHHRFKQFVGLSPKKFAATSSELASHMNQYEHKPLTSDTLPSSPRMCIHCKLETPPDFRGLLFVGLFPRPIPDQKPIVGTALNMRNRECIFTDISPGTYYILAAGIPWSRNPVDYFKLDTCLRGKFDEPIEVNISTKLHVQILLRDPLPYDPPIVVSLPLLLFEKFNRKRAN encoded by the coding sequence AATGAAGGAGATGGTTATCGTAAAGCCTACTCATCTACCACATCATAGCTATATCCACGCGACGGAGCTAGCTATTCAATACATGAAAGACCATCTTGATGAAGAAGTAACTTCAGAGCAACTTGCTCATCGGGTTGGTTACAGTTCCTATCACTTCACTAGAATTTTTAAGCAGGTCACAGGAATTTCACCACGCCAATACTTATCCGCCTTGCGAATGGAATCGGGTAAACAGGCGCTACTGAAACAGCCTTCATTGCTAATGAAGATTATGCTTTCGATAGGCTTCCGAAGTGCCGGCTCCTTCCATCATCGATTCAAGCAATTCGTTGGACTATCACCTAAAAAGTTTGCAGCCACCTCTTCTGAATTAGCCTCCCATATGAATCAGTATGAACACAAACCCTTAACATCTGATACACTGCCATCCTCACCACGAATGTGCATTCATTGTAAGCTAGAGACACCTCCGGATTTTCGCGGTCTATTATTTGTAGGGCTATTTCCACGACCCATTCCTGATCAGAAACCCATCGTCGGCACTGCGCTCAATATGCGCAATCGCGAATGCATATTTACTGATATCTCACCTGGTACGTATTACATACTTGCAGCAGGTATTCCCTGGAGTCGTAATCCTGTTGACTATTTTAAGTTAGATACATGTTTACGAGGAAAATTTGATGAACCTATTGAAGTGAATATTTCAACGAAGTTGCACGTACAGATCCTCTTAAGAGATCCGCTCCCGTATGATCCACCAATCGTCGTTAGTTTGCCGCTACTATTGTTTGAGAAATTTAACCGAAAGAGAGCAAACTAG
- a CDS encoding NAD(P)/FAD-dependent oxidoreductase — protein sequence MTQALELFDVTIIGGGPAGLYAAFYSGMRDMKTKLIEAREELGGRTLMYPEKIVWDVGGMAPARAAQLTKLMIQQAQTFDPTIVLGQQITGLERLADGTMRITSATGEQHWSRTLILAVGHGALKLAKLNLPGAENYEKENLHYTITELAGFRDKRVLISGGGDSAVDWANELVGIASSVTLVHRRDHFNGLERNVRQMKASGVHVLAPYAITDLYGNGSRLDAVSITPLNADGEWADETEQERIAVDAVLINHGLRGDLGPIIDWGLAREDWNFNADEKLATNLPGVFVAGDTANYGSKLYLIAGAFTDAALAVNSAMLYIKPDAPTRAQVSSHNSKFDEKNRAFDLVEGRS from the coding sequence ATGACTCAGGCATTGGAGCTTTTTGACGTAACCATAATCGGTGGAGGGCCTGCGGGCTTGTATGCTGCCTTTTACAGTGGAATGCGCGATATGAAGACGAAGCTGATTGAGGCGAGAGAGGAGCTCGGAGGAAGGACGTTAATGTATCCGGAGAAGATCGTCTGGGATGTCGGGGGCATGGCTCCTGCTCGTGCCGCTCAACTGACAAAGCTCATGATCCAGCAAGCTCAAACCTTTGATCCGACCATTGTGCTAGGTCAACAAATTACCGGGTTGGAGAGATTGGCTGATGGCACGATGCGCATAACGTCTGCAACCGGAGAGCAGCATTGGAGTCGGACGCTGATTTTAGCCGTAGGCCATGGCGCACTGAAGCTTGCTAAACTTAACCTGCCCGGAGCGGAGAATTACGAAAAGGAAAATCTCCATTACACAATTACGGAATTGGCAGGCTTTCGCGATAAAAGAGTGTTAATCTCCGGAGGCGGGGATTCAGCTGTCGATTGGGCTAATGAACTAGTGGGAATCGCTTCATCGGTTACGCTTGTGCACCGCCGGGACCACTTTAATGGTCTAGAGCGGAATGTGAGGCAGATGAAGGCATCGGGCGTTCATGTTCTTGCACCATATGCCATTACGGATTTATACGGGAATGGCAGTCGCCTTGATGCTGTTTCAATCACTCCATTAAATGCGGACGGGGAATGGGCGGACGAGACAGAACAGGAGCGTATCGCGGTGGACGCCGTCTTGATTAATCATGGGCTACGCGGGGATCTAGGTCCTATTATAGATTGGGGATTAGCGAGAGAGGATTGGAATTTTAATGCAGATGAGAAGCTGGCAACTAATCTTCCGGGTGTGTTCGTGGCTGGAGATACGGCAAATTACGGCAGCAAGCTGTATCTTATTGCTGGAGCTTTTACGGACGCGGCTTTAGCCGTGAATAGTGCAATGCTGTATATCAAGCCGGATGCGCCAACAAGAGCGCAGGTTTCTTCGCATAACAGTAAGTTTGATGAGAAGAACAGGGCGTTCGATCTTGTAGAGGGACGAAGCTGA
- a CDS encoding iron ABC transporter permease gives MNGSFLSKRKLVGLVVGAILLLISMLCSVLYGLHHFGLKDLWLAYSQFNGSNEHLILTRVRVPRTLIAALVGASLAVAGAIMQVLTRNPLASPSVFGVNAGAVLFIVIGLLAFGSSLTMSGMVWLAFAGAVATSVVVYMLGLQGGGFEPVKLTLAGACMAAFASSITSGIILINKQSLESALFWMIGSVEGRNLEHLLMVLPYMAIGMTISLLLSGSLNIMAIGDDSAKSLGQRLTLVRVLSTTAIVLLAGSSVAAAGPIAFIGLIVPHLCRYIVGHDFRWLLPYTALVGAILLVTADLASRFILEAKEVPVGVATAIIGVPFLIHVARRKQHA, from the coding sequence GTGAATGGTTCTTTCCTAAGCAAGAGAAAGCTCGTCGGCCTAGTTGTCGGCGCGATTCTGCTACTAATTAGTATGTTATGCAGTGTATTGTATGGTCTTCATCACTTCGGGTTGAAAGATCTATGGCTGGCTTATAGTCAATTCAACGGTTCCAACGAACATCTTATTCTGACGAGGGTTCGTGTTCCCCGAACCCTGATTGCGGCACTGGTGGGGGCAAGTTTAGCTGTAGCCGGGGCGATTATGCAGGTTCTGACAAGAAATCCGTTGGCTTCGCCCTCTGTCTTCGGTGTAAATGCGGGCGCTGTGCTATTTATTGTCATCGGGCTACTTGCATTCGGCTCCTCGTTAACGATGAGCGGTATGGTCTGGCTTGCTTTCGCAGGTGCGGTCGCAACATCGGTGGTCGTCTATATGCTTGGCTTGCAAGGAGGGGGATTCGAGCCGGTAAAGCTAACCTTGGCCGGCGCTTGCATGGCAGCTTTCGCTTCCTCTATTACTTCCGGCATTATTCTTATAAATAAGCAGTCATTGGAATCTGCCCTATTCTGGATGATAGGCTCTGTGGAAGGAAGAAATCTGGAGCATTTGCTGATGGTACTACCTTACATGGCAATAGGAATGACGATCTCACTACTACTCTCGGGCTCATTAAATATTATGGCGATTGGAGACGATAGTGCGAAGAGCTTGGGACAGCGTCTGACGCTGGTCCGCGTGCTGTCGACTACGGCAATTGTACTATTAGCGGGAAGCTCGGTAGCAGCCGCTGGTCCGATTGCTTTCATCGGACTTATTGTCCCTCACTTATGCAGATACATCGTTGGGCATGATTTCAGATGGCTGCTTCCTTATACCGCATTAGTCGGCGCGATCCTTTTGGTGACTGCGGATTTAGCATCGCGTTTTATTCTGGAAGCTAAAGAAGTTCCGGTTGGCGTCGCAACGGCGATTATTGGAGTTCCCTTTCTGATCCATGTGGCAAGGAGGAAACAGCATGCTTAA
- a CDS encoding GNAT family N-acetyltransferase: MATISDAEALSKLNFEFNGGDKRPVSEIIKCLNSNNECVAVATLMNEVIGFGCAQSFKSFCYNEAYGEITEMYVKKSARRNGVATSLISFLENQLHSRGVKSIKILTGRDNNSAIKVYELSGYVMDDEVMLMKELE, from the coding sequence TTGGCAACGATAAGCGATGCAGAGGCGTTGTCTAAACTGAATTTTGAGTTCAATGGTGGAGACAAGCGTCCAGTATCAGAAATCATCAAGTGCTTAAATAGCAATAATGAATGTGTTGCAGTGGCAACCTTAATGAACGAAGTGATTGGCTTTGGATGTGCTCAAAGTTTCAAATCATTTTGTTATAATGAAGCTTACGGTGAAATTACTGAAATGTATGTTAAAAAATCTGCTCGAAGGAACGGTGTTGCTACTTCTCTGATTTCTTTTCTGGAAAATCAACTCCATTCACGTGGAGTCAAATCAATTAAGATTTTGACAGGAAGAGATAACAACTCAGCCATTAAAGTGTATGAACTAAGCGGGTATGTAATGGATGATGAAGTAATGCTAATGAAAGAGCTTGAATAA
- a CDS encoding iron ABC transporter permease — protein MLKPRRAKYTILLFIGLTCVVAALSLLSLSVGGVSVPLKEVFASLTGRNAEASNLIIMQFRLPRITAAILIGAALAVAGALLQGVIRNPLASPDLLGVTGGASVAVVAFMTFVTGYSIHWVPFIAIGGALVATTINYVFAWNKGVSPFRLVLIGIGISTAMGALTTFLLISGPAYLAAQVLNWMTGSIYGTNWSYIEVLWPWVAIFIPLSLLLAKELNVQSLGEDVARGLGSRLQLSRMILLFYSVALAGAAVGVAGTISFIGLMAPHIARMLVGNSYKLIIPVSAFIGAVILLLADLAGRMLFQPLDVPAGVFTAGIGAPFFMYLLFKRKKI, from the coding sequence ATGCTTAAACCGCGTAGAGCGAAGTATACGATCTTGTTGTTTATAGGTTTAACTTGTGTCGTTGCTGCCTTGTCGCTGCTTAGTTTATCAGTTGGGGGAGTTAGCGTTCCGTTAAAGGAGGTATTTGCTTCACTTACCGGGCGAAACGCGGAAGCCAGCAATCTGATCATCATGCAGTTCCGTCTACCTCGAATAACAGCCGCTATTCTTATTGGTGCAGCATTGGCTGTAGCCGGTGCGCTATTACAGGGCGTCATTCGCAATCCGCTCGCTTCACCCGATCTTCTGGGTGTAACCGGGGGGGCGTCGGTAGCTGTGGTTGCCTTTATGACTTTTGTGACCGGTTACAGTATCCACTGGGTACCGTTCATTGCCATCGGTGGCGCTTTGGTTGCGACCACCATTAATTATGTATTTGCTTGGAACAAAGGTGTATCGCCGTTTCGGCTGGTGCTGATCGGCATTGGCATTTCTACCGCTATGGGTGCGCTCACTACGTTCCTGCTAATTAGCGGGCCTGCATATTTGGCCGCTCAAGTGCTGAATTGGATGACGGGAAGCATCTACGGCACCAATTGGAGTTATATTGAAGTGCTGTGGCCGTGGGTAGCGATATTCATTCCTTTATCGCTGCTGCTCGCGAAGGAATTAAATGTGCAATCCTTAGGTGAGGATGTCGCTCGCGGGCTTGGAAGCAGGCTTCAGCTAAGCCGGATGATTCTCTTGTTTTATAGCGTTGCACTTGCCGGCGCTGCAGTTGGGGTAGCCGGGACGATATCGTTCATCGGATTGATGGCACCGCATATCGCCAGAATGCTTGTCGGAAATTCTTACAAGCTGATCATCCCCGTATCCGCGTTTATAGGCGCGGTCATTCTACTGTTGGCGGATTTGGCAGGAAGAATGCTTTTTCAGCCGCTAGATGTTCCGGCAGGCGTATTCACAGCAGGCATTGGAGCTCCTTTTTTCATGTATCTGCTGTTTAAGCGCAAGAAGATTTAG
- a CDS encoding AraC family transcriptional regulator yields the protein MKEKGESKTVTLNDQALLWNQAFIKIIDVRHTRMEQGEELHAYRMPSSAFLYVTRGSAQLQLDGIAHHVSRFSLLHGGKGFYLDITADELLEYYIILYKAVLALPSRQETIKLMEQHNPFQMQYVFKPHYPISVFHHVTSMRKEWHRSNLLDKLQVKAIFYQMVYEILEQMERQNVIAVKPDLVAQAVRYIHEHYQEPITLEILLEHLSCSSRQLLRAFKKQVRTSPIDYLIQLRMSKAKQLLLSTDFTLKEIAESVGYTDSYYFSRIFKKYEGVSPTSFKEAALQQEQRRNNPSVVFRSPIVVKRQQRYIGNEFENHYQYKREGELPMYRKSKTTMAATLLFCFALFLSACSTGGTNVTPTNSSTSTSNVATSASPAASASTDVSNDTRVIKHAMGEETLSGTPERVVILTNEGTEALLALGIKPVGAVQSWIGDPWYDHIKNDMEGVTVVGDELQPNIELIASLKPDLIIGNKVRQEKIYDQLKQIAPTIFSDDLAGDWKINFKLYSEALNKQDEGVQAMADFDKRVAEVKAKLGSKADTKVSVVRFSAKQVRIYQKQTFSGVLLSQLGIARPESQDKDSFIEVMTKETIPSMDGDVLFYFVSETPGKDDASKVVEEWKKDPLFQNLNVVKNNKVIQVDEAIWNSAGGYEAANLLLDELVKYFDVK from the coding sequence GTGAAAGAGAAGGGGGAGAGCAAGACGGTGACATTGAATGATCAAGCTTTGCTATGGAATCAGGCATTCATCAAAATCATAGATGTACGACATACAAGAATGGAACAAGGCGAGGAGCTGCATGCGTACAGAATGCCCTCAAGCGCCTTCTTATATGTGACTAGAGGTAGTGCACAGCTCCAGTTGGACGGCATCGCACACCACGTTAGCCGGTTTTCATTGCTCCATGGGGGTAAGGGTTTCTACCTTGATATTACGGCAGATGAACTGCTGGAATACTATATTATCCTGTATAAAGCGGTGCTAGCACTACCATCCCGTCAAGAAACGATCAAGCTGATGGAGCAACACAATCCGTTTCAAATGCAATATGTGTTCAAGCCCCATTACCCGATCTCCGTCTTCCATCATGTCACCTCCATGCGCAAGGAGTGGCATCGTTCGAATCTATTGGATAAGCTTCAAGTTAAAGCGATATTTTATCAAATGGTTTATGAAATACTAGAACAGATGGAACGCCAGAACGTCATAGCCGTTAAGCCTGATTTGGTGGCCCAAGCGGTACGTTATATTCATGAGCACTATCAGGAGCCGATTACGCTTGAGATACTGCTTGAACACCTTAGTTGCAGCTCTAGACAACTGCTGCGCGCCTTTAAGAAGCAAGTAAGAACAAGCCCGATCGATTATTTGATTCAATTACGGATGAGCAAAGCTAAGCAGTTGCTTCTTTCTACAGATTTCACTCTGAAGGAAATTGCCGAGAGTGTAGGCTATACCGATAGCTATTATTTCAGCCGTATCTTCAAGAAATACGAGGGTGTTTCTCCCACTAGCTTTAAAGAAGCTGCGTTGCAACAGGAGCAACGTCGAAATAATCCATCCGTTGTGTTCAGATCTCCCATTGTTGTTAAAAGGCAGCAACGTTATATTGGTAATGAGTTTGAGAATCATTATCAATATAAAAGAGAAGGGGAATTACCGATGTATCGTAAGTCAAAAACAACAATGGCAGCAACCTTATTATTTTGTTTCGCTCTCTTTCTGAGCGCATGCTCGACAGGGGGAACGAATGTCACACCGACAAACAGTAGTACGTCTACTAGTAATGTAGCAACTTCTGCAAGTCCTGCTGCAAGCGCATCGACAGATGTAAGCAATGACACAAGAGTGATTAAGCATGCGATGGGGGAAGAAACGCTCTCCGGCACCCCTGAACGTGTTGTCATATTGACCAATGAAGGAACAGAGGCACTATTGGCACTGGGCATCAAACCGGTCGGAGCTGTTCAGTCTTGGATTGGCGACCCTTGGTACGACCATATCAAGAACGACATGGAAGGCGTCACTGTTGTGGGAGACGAGCTTCAGCCGAATATTGAATTGATCGCGAGCCTCAAGCCGGATCTGATTATCGGTAATAAGGTCAGACAAGAGAAAATCTATGACCAATTAAAGCAGATAGCTCCGACGATATTCTCCGATGATCTGGCGGGAGATTGGAAAATCAATTTCAAGCTATACTCCGAAGCTTTGAACAAGCAGGACGAAGGAGTGCAAGCGATGGCGGACTTCGATAAACGTGTTGCGGAAGTCAAAGCGAAGCTCGGTAGCAAAGCAGACACGAAAGTATCTGTGGTCCGCTTCTCCGCGAAACAAGTGCGCATTTATCAGAAACAAACGTTCTCCGGCGTGCTCTTGAGTCAGTTAGGAATTGCACGGCCGGAGTCGCAGGATAAAGACTCCTTTATCGAAGTTATGACCAAAGAGACGATCCCTAGTATGGACGGCGATGTGCTCTTCTACTTCGTGTCGGAGACTCCGGGCAAGGACGATGCATCGAAGGTCGTGGAGGAATGGAAAAAAGATCCTTTGTTCCAAAATTTGAACGTTGTTAAGAACAACAAGGTGATTCAAGTCGATGAAGCGATCTGGAACTCGGCAGGTGGATATGAAGCAGCCAATCTGCTGCTGGACGAACTCGTTAAATACTTTGATGTGAAATAA
- a CDS encoding SRPBCC domain-containing protein produces MSLVSQIVVNSNLELVWKAWTEADRLSEWFAPEVLVDLKEGGKYELYFDPSNNQSMSTAGCKIIRIEAPHTLVFEWKGPDPFAEVMNNPANLTQVELNLKALSDGTLVTIFHSGWTEAEPSQTAKSWHEQAWTQMLSSLKSKLEAGQGMLCCQ; encoded by the coding sequence ATGAGTCTAGTATCACAAATCGTCGTTAACAGTAATCTAGAATTGGTATGGAAGGCATGGACTGAAGCGGATCGTCTATCGGAATGGTTTGCACCAGAAGTATTAGTCGATTTGAAGGAAGGCGGGAAATACGAACTTTACTTCGATCCAAGCAACAATCAATCGATGAGTACCGCCGGCTGTAAAATAATTCGGATAGAAGCACCGCATACACTCGTCTTTGAATGGAAAGGTCCTGATCCGTTTGCTGAAGTAATGAATAATCCCGCAAATCTAACACAGGTTGAGCTAAATTTGAAAGCTCTTTCCGATGGTACACTTGTTACGATATTTCATTCGGGTTGGACAGAAGCTGAACCGTCACAAACCGCTAAAAGCTGGCATGAGCAAGCTTGGACGCAGATGCTTTCAAGTCTTAAAAGCAAGTTAGAGGCTGGTCAAGGAATGTTGTGCTGTCAATAA